The nucleotide window CACCTCTTTCGAGAAACCGGGAAAGTGCAACGTCTTCGGGTCAGACGGCGTGTCAGTTCCAAGATACCGATGCTTGTCCGGCCAGCGTCTCCCCCACCCTGTAAGCATCAAGATGACCGCTCCGGAAGGAATGGGGCCATGGCATGACTCCCAGGTCTTTATATCCTGGACCGTCAATCGATAATCCCGATCCTGTTCAACTGCCGAGCGAACGTCGATCACTACCGCTGGAGCCACTAAATTCTGAAGTGGGATGGCATCGACCGACCGCTTCCCCTCGCCAAAATGGATTGGCGCATCGATGTGGGTTCCGCCATGTTCCGACATAGAGAAATCCCCGGAGGCATACCAGTAGCCGGCCATCGTCTTCCCCCACGCTGTCTTGTTCCAGCTGAAAGGCTTGTTCGTCGGCCAGAAGACAGTCTGCTCATCCAGCGGGTAAGTGAGGTCGAGGAGCTTCTTCTCATCGATCTCTGCCAAAACCGATGTTGCCATACCCAGCACCACGAAGGTGATCATGGTCATTTTCAAAGACATCGCTCCCTCCCTCATCCTCAAGTGACTAAGAGCAACTGCCCCCGCCCGGCGGCTCCTCTTCGAAGTGACTATTTTGAGATAGGTTCTAAGGCTCCTCCTGGCCTTCGTTCGACAAACTATGGTATGTGAGCCTATGGGTCTCCCGATGGTTCTACTGCTGATTCCCCCGCTGACGCAACTCAACACCCCCTACCCCTCAACCGCGTATCTCACCGGCTTTCTCAGATCTCGTGGTATCCCATGCGAGCAGGCCGACCTGGGGATTGAAATGGTCCTCCGATTGTTCAATCGAGCCGGACTGACTGCCCTGTTCGAGGAGATACGGCGAAGCGGGAAGGATCTCCCTGGGGAAGCCCAACAAATGCTCACAGTCGAACGGGCTTACTTGGATACCATCGAGCCGGTCATCGAATTTCTGCAGGGACGCAATCCCTCGCTGGCGACCCTCCTTGCCCGACCGGGATTTCTTCCCCAAGGTCCCCGCTTCGTCGGTCGCGTTGGCACAAGGTTGTCATCACGAGGCCGAGCAGAACATGATCGTGCTACACAGTTCGCCACGTTCTTCCTCGAAGACCTTGCCGATCTGGTTCAGGCGACCGTGTCATCTCACTTCGCCTTGAGCCGCTATGCGGAACATATCGCCCGTGCTGCGTCGTCGTTCGACACCATTATTCAGGCATTGGCTCCCAAACCGACGCTGACGGATCAATTCATGCTGGATGCCTTGTGGTACCATCTCGACCGTCTGAATCCTTCTCTCGTCGGCTTGACGGTGCCGTTTCCCGGCAATCTCTACGGT belongs to Nitrospiraceae bacterium and includes:
- a CDS encoding cyclase family protein — translated: MSLKMTMITFVVLGMATSVLAEIDEKKLLDLTYPLDEQTVFWPTNKPFSWNKTAWGKTMAGYWYASGDFSMSEHGGTHIDAPIHFGEGKRSVDAIPLQNLVAPAVVIDVRSAVEQDRDYRLTVQDIKTWESCHGPIPSGAVILMLTGWGRRWPDKHRYLGTDTPSDPKTLHFPGFSKEVAEFLVTKRNVDGIGIDTPSIDYGSSQDFIVHQIVNGADKYGLENIANLEQLPPKGATLVSLPIKIKGGTGGPVRIMAILP